Proteins encoded by one window of Streptomyces sp. LX-29:
- a CDS encoding substrate-binding domain-containing protein, with the protein MHAMPRRVVIATVAALSMTASLAACGSGDDGGSESTAEKIGSLRIGLLLPDDHTARFEAYDRPLITERIKDLCAECTVEYANAKADPKLQQQQVDTMIEKKVDAIILDAVDSESIAGAVKKADDADIPVVAYDRLAHGPLSGYTSFDNEDVGKIQGKALLKELGSKASQGEIVMLNGWDADPNSAMFKKGALSVLQGKVKIGKSYDVDRWLPEQAGKDMTEAIGLLGKSRIVGVYSANDGMAGGAITALKNSGFTTLPPVTGQDAELAGVQRVLSGEQSMTIYKPFDPEATAAAEMALALGRGEEVAVSATVDSPTNKDIPAQLITPILLTKDNIKDTVVKDGMLKVSDICTAAYATACKQAGLR; encoded by the coding sequence ATGCATGCAATGCCGCGCCGTGTCGTCATCGCCACTGTCGCCGCCCTTTCCATGACCGCGTCCCTCGCGGCCTGCGGATCGGGAGACGACGGAGGCAGCGAGAGCACGGCGGAGAAGATCGGGTCGCTGCGCATCGGCCTGCTTCTGCCCGACGACCACACGGCGCGGTTCGAGGCTTACGACAGACCTCTGATCACCGAACGCATCAAGGACCTGTGTGCCGAGTGCACGGTCGAGTACGCCAACGCGAAGGCGGACCCGAAGCTTCAGCAGCAGCAGGTCGACACGATGATCGAGAAGAAGGTCGACGCGATCATCCTTGACGCGGTGGACTCCGAGTCGATCGCCGGCGCGGTGAAGAAGGCCGACGACGCCGACATCCCGGTCGTCGCCTACGACCGGCTCGCCCACGGCCCGCTCTCCGGCTACACCTCCTTCGACAACGAGGACGTCGGCAAGATCCAGGGCAAGGCGCTGCTGAAGGAGCTCGGCAGCAAGGCGAGCCAGGGCGAGATCGTCATGCTCAACGGCTGGGACGCCGACCCCAACTCCGCCATGTTCAAGAAGGGCGCGCTCTCCGTCCTGCAGGGCAAGGTCAAGATCGGCAAGTCGTACGACGTCGACCGCTGGCTCCCGGAGCAGGCCGGCAAGGACATGACCGAGGCGATCGGCCTGCTGGGCAAGAGCCGGATCGTGGGCGTCTACTCGGCCAACGACGGCATGGCCGGCGGCGCGATCACCGCGCTCAAGAACAGCGGCTTCACCACGCTGCCCCCGGTCACCGGGCAGGACGCCGAACTCGCCGGCGTTCAGCGCGTGCTCAGCGGGGAGCAGAGCATGACCATCTACAAGCCGTTCGACCCCGAGGCGACGGCCGCCGCCGAGATGGCGCTCGCCCTGGGGCGTGGTGAGGAGGTGGCCGTCTCCGCGACCGTCGACAGCCCGACGAACAAGGACATTCCGGCCCAGCTGATCACGCCCATCCTGCTGACCAAGGACAACATCAAGGACACCGTCGTCAAGGACGGGATGCTGAAGGTCAGCGACATCTGCACCGCCGCGTACGCGACCGCCTGCAAGCAGGCGGGCCTGCGCTGA
- a CDS encoding sigma-70 family RNA polymerase sigma factor: MTRARRSPHEAPDTTAAFVRLRRLEPGGAEWVRLRREIIEAWLPMAERISRRFGGRGEAAADLRQVAAMALVRAVDGYDPGLGHPFEAYAVPTITGGLRRHFRDCVWGVRVPRRLQRACGAIGRARAELEQQLRTNPSVAQLAAATDLSESEVYLGLRVERIQRTCLLDTLTGGAEGVSLDDTLGASDPGLDRLLEREALRPLLAELPERERRVLYLSFFEERTQKEIGARLGVSQMQVSRILRQTLARLREGLRAPV, encoded by the coding sequence ATGACCAGGGCTCGCCGTTCTCCTCATGAGGCTCCCGACACCACCGCCGCCTTCGTCCGGCTGAGGCGGCTGGAGCCCGGCGGGGCGGAGTGGGTGAGGCTGCGGCGCGAGATCATCGAGGCGTGGCTCCCCATGGCCGAGCGGATCAGCCGACGGTTCGGGGGGCGGGGTGAGGCCGCGGCGGATCTGCGTCAGGTGGCCGCGATGGCGCTGGTGCGGGCGGTGGACGGCTACGACCCGGGGCTGGGGCACCCCTTCGAGGCCTACGCCGTGCCGACCATCACCGGGGGCCTGCGGCGGCACTTCCGGGACTGCGTCTGGGGCGTGCGCGTCCCCCGGCGGCTCCAGCGGGCCTGCGGCGCCATCGGACGCGCCCGCGCCGAGCTGGAGCAGCAGCTGCGGACGAACCCGTCCGTGGCCCAGCTGGCGGCGGCGACGGACCTCAGCGAGTCGGAGGTGTACCTGGGGCTGCGGGTCGAGCGGATCCAGCGCACCTGCCTCCTGGACACGCTCACCGGTGGAGCGGAGGGGGTCTCGCTGGACGACACGCTCGGCGCGTCCGACCCCGGACTGGACCGGCTGCTCGAACGGGAGGCGCTCCGGCCGCTGCTGGCCGAGCTGCCCGAGCGCGAGCGCCGGGTGCTGTATCTGAGCTTCTTCGAGGAGCGGACGCAGAAGGAGATCGGCGCCCGGCTGGGCGTCTCGCAGATGCAGGTGAGCCGCATCCTTCGGCAGACCCTCGCCCGGTTGCGGGAGGGGCTGCGGGCCCCGGTCTGA
- the tgmB gene encoding ATP-grasp ribosomal peptide maturase, with the protein MTVLILTCEEDVTADLVVAALQERGVPLIRLDPADLPGDVALAAEYTQGDMHGYLSAGGRMGSAVGLRSVWMRRPGTPAAHAAEPSGWLTTESEHALYGMLGCLPVRWMNHPMAAAQARYKPWQLHLAQLSGFAVPPTLITSFPEAARQFATVHRDLVVKTVSGTHPDDPPRVLPTTRITPEVDFSGVSAGPTLLQRHVNKCADIRLTCVGERLFAARKAADPHEVDGRFAASGAGWEPVGVPDRIARSVRSYMEAARLAYGAFDFAAEEDGTWWFLECNQGGQFGFVQLDTGQQIARAVAVWLSVEAR; encoded by the coding sequence ATGACGGTCCTGATCCTCACCTGTGAGGAGGACGTGACCGCGGACCTGGTGGTGGCGGCGCTCCAGGAGCGGGGGGTGCCGCTGATCCGGCTGGACCCGGCCGATCTGCCCGGCGACGTCGCTCTGGCGGCCGAGTACACCCAGGGCGACATGCACGGCTACCTGTCGGCGGGCGGGCGGATGGGGAGCGCGGTCGGCCTGCGGTCGGTCTGGATGCGTCGTCCGGGGACCCCCGCGGCACACGCCGCGGAGCCCTCCGGCTGGCTCACCACGGAGTCCGAACACGCGCTGTACGGCATGCTCGGCTGTCTGCCGGTCCGCTGGATGAACCACCCGATGGCGGCCGCGCAGGCCCGCTACAAGCCCTGGCAGCTCCACCTCGCGCAGCTCAGCGGCTTCGCCGTGCCGCCCACCCTCATCACGTCCTTCCCCGAGGCGGCGCGCCAGTTCGCCACGGTCCACCGGGACCTGGTGGTCAAGACGGTCTCCGGTACGCATCCGGACGATCCGCCGCGGGTGCTGCCCACGACCCGCATCACCCCGGAGGTCGACTTCTCCGGGGTCTCCGCCGGCCCCACGCTGTTGCAACGGCATGTGAACAAGTGCGCGGACATCCGGCTGACCTGCGTCGGGGAGCGCCTGTTCGCGGCGCGCAAGGCGGCCGACCCGCACGAGGTGGACGGGCGCTTCGCCGCCTCCGGGGCCGGTTGGGAGCCGGTGGGGGTGCCCGATCGCATCGCCCGCTCGGTGCGCTCCTACATGGAGGCCGCGCGGCTCGCGTACGGAGCGTTCGACTTCGCCGCGGAGGAGGACGGCACCTGGTGGTTCCTGGAGTGCAACCAGGGCGGTCAGTTCGGCTTCGTCCAGCTCGACACCGGTCAGCAGATCGCCCGCGCGGTGGCCGTATGGCTGTCCGTCGAGGCCCGCTGA
- the tgmA gene encoding putative ATP-grasp-modified RiPP → MRPFALGYARQTQQTPVIVPYTYDHARQLNVLPDGRPAIDDRAWLLVTGTTTSTAGSKTHFDD, encoded by the coding sequence ATGCGGCCGTTCGCGTTGGGTTACGCCCGGCAGACACAGCAGACGCCGGTCATCGTCCCCTACACCTACGATCACGCCCGGCAGTTGAACGTCCTGCCCGACGGGCGCCCCGCCATCGACGACCGGGCATGGCTGCTCGTCACCGGCACCACCACCTCCACCGCCGGATCCAAGACGCACTTCGACGACTGA
- a CDS encoding haloacid dehalogenase-like hydrolase: protein MRSTIVAGLLAATVLITAAPADAAPTSTSGASSRDRCPQLDTSLPWYGDNRAKLQKMIDERGTCSGIDGRRPVAAFDWDNTVVKNDITDATLAWSLRHDKILRPARWRDTSRWLTPAADRALSAACGTSVPVGRPLPTSVDTDCADEIFEIREKSQTMGGEPAFAGNWNHRRTVPGYAWIPQLFAGHTPKALRSFAAQARTEQLAAPIGATQKVGTHTVAGYVRYYEQQKDLIRTLKAAGFDVYIVSASSEPIAEAWSGGVGLDRRHTIGIRSLTRHGKLTTGIRGCGDMPDGRGEALPYMDGKRCFINQEIFKIKGAAAWQRQDPAHRIALGAGDADTDVTFVDDATGVHLAINRNKPELMCRALDDADGRWAVNPMFIAPLPRKSGVYPCSTTGATHPDGSLGPVLRHDGSVIPDQEDLALQAS, encoded by the coding sequence ATGCGTTCCACCATCGTCGCCGGCCTCCTGGCCGCCACGGTTCTCATCACCGCGGCACCCGCGGACGCCGCCCCCACGTCCACGAGCGGCGCGTCGTCCCGAGACCGCTGTCCCCAACTCGACACCAGCCTGCCCTGGTACGGGGACAACCGCGCCAAGCTCCAGAAGATGATCGACGAGCGGGGTACCTGTTCCGGCATCGACGGCCGGCGCCCGGTCGCCGCGTTCGACTGGGACAACACCGTGGTCAAGAACGACATCACGGACGCCACGCTCGCCTGGTCCCTCCGGCACGACAAGATCCTGCGCCCGGCGCGCTGGCGTGACACCAGCCGCTGGCTGACGCCGGCCGCCGACCGGGCCCTCTCCGCCGCCTGCGGCACCTCCGTGCCCGTCGGCCGCCCGCTGCCCACCTCGGTCGACACCGACTGCGCCGACGAGATCTTCGAGATACGCGAGAAGTCGCAGACCATGGGCGGGGAACCGGCCTTCGCCGGGAACTGGAACCACCGTCGCACGGTGCCGGGCTACGCCTGGATCCCGCAGCTGTTCGCGGGTCACACCCCCAAGGCCCTGCGCTCCTTCGCCGCGCAGGCGCGCACCGAGCAGCTGGCGGCCCCGATCGGCGCCACCCAGAAGGTCGGCACCCACACCGTCGCCGGATACGTCCGCTACTACGAGCAGCAGAAGGACCTGATCCGCACGCTCAAGGCCGCCGGCTTCGACGTCTACATCGTCTCCGCCTCCTCCGAGCCGATCGCCGAGGCTTGGTCGGGAGGCGTCGGCCTCGACCGCCGACACACCATCGGCATCCGCAGCCTGACCCGGCACGGCAAGCTCACCACCGGGATTCGCGGCTGTGGCGACATGCCCGACGGGCGCGGCGAGGCTCTGCCGTACATGGACGGCAAGCGCTGCTTCATCAACCAGGAGATCTTCAAGATCAAGGGAGCCGCGGCCTGGCAGCGCCAGGACCCGGCGCACCGGATCGCCCTCGGGGCCGGCGACGCCGACACCGATGTGACGTTCGTGGACGACGCCACCGGAGTGCACCTGGCGATCAACCGCAACAAGCCCGAGCTGATGTGCCGCGCCCTCGACGACGCCGACGGGCGCTGGGCGGTCAACCCCATGTTCATCGCCCCACTGCCCCGCAAGTCCGGTGTCTACCCGTGCTCGACGACCGGCGCCACCCACCCGGACGGCAGCCTCGGCCCGGTGCTGCGCCATGACGGCAGTGTCATCCCCGACCAGGAGGACCTGGCCCTCCAGGCAAGCTGA
- a CDS encoding MFS transporter, producing the protein MPSPATAPPPAPASLRRIVAASLIGTTIEWYDFFLYGSAAALVFNKLFFPDSDPLVGTLLSFLTYAVGFAARPIGALVFGHYGDRLGRKRLLVLSLLLMGGATFAIGLLPTHATVGSAAPVLLTALRLVQGFALGGEWGGAVLLVSEHSDRAGGNRRGFWASWPQTGAPAGQLLATGVLSALTALLSDAAFESWGWRVPFLLSGVLVLVGMWIRLSVDESPVFKEALARAESRKQEAEQPPLVAVLRHHWRDVLVAMGARMAENISYYVITAFVLVYATEQADLGKQTALNAVLIASAVHFAVIPAWGALSDRLGRRPVYLLGAAGVGAWAFPFFALIDTREFGWVIVAVTVGLVFHGAMYAPQAAFFSEMFATRMRYSGASIGAQFASVAAGAPAPLIATALLADYDSSTPIALYVIAAALLTLVAVGVAKETRQRDLAAVEPTAAATTNASAAASATGSAKTSPQASA; encoded by the coding sequence ATGCCCTCCCCCGCGACCGCTCCTCCCCCCGCCCCCGCCAGCCTCCGCCGTATCGTCGCCGCCAGCCTCATCGGCACCACCATCGAGTGGTACGACTTCTTCCTCTACGGGTCCGCGGCCGCGTTGGTCTTCAACAAGCTGTTCTTCCCGGACTCCGACCCGCTCGTCGGCACGCTGCTCTCCTTCCTCACCTATGCGGTCGGCTTCGCCGCACGCCCGATCGGCGCGCTGGTCTTCGGGCACTACGGCGACCGGCTCGGCCGCAAGAGGCTGCTGGTGCTGAGCCTGCTGCTGATGGGCGGGGCGACGTTCGCGATCGGACTGCTGCCCACGCACGCCACGGTCGGTTCGGCGGCCCCGGTGCTGCTCACCGCGCTGCGACTGGTGCAGGGCTTCGCGCTGGGCGGCGAGTGGGGCGGAGCGGTGCTGCTGGTGTCCGAGCACTCCGACCGGGCGGGCGGGAACCGGCGTGGCTTCTGGGCGTCCTGGCCGCAGACCGGCGCCCCGGCCGGACAGTTGCTGGCGACCGGGGTGCTCTCGGCCCTGACCGCGCTGCTCTCGGACGCGGCCTTCGAGTCGTGGGGGTGGCGGGTGCCGTTCCTGCTGTCGGGTGTCCTGGTCCTGGTCGGCATGTGGATCCGGCTGTCCGTCGACGAGTCGCCGGTCTTCAAGGAGGCGCTCGCCCGCGCGGAGAGCCGGAAGCAGGAGGCGGAACAGCCGCCGCTGGTCGCCGTGTTGCGGCACCACTGGCGTGACGTTCTGGTCGCCATGGGTGCGCGCATGGCGGAGAACATCAGTTACTACGTCATCACCGCCTTCGTCCTCGTCTACGCGACCGAACAGGCCGACCTGGGCAAGCAGACCGCCCTCAACGCCGTCCTCATCGCCTCGGCCGTGCACTTCGCGGTGATCCCCGCCTGGGGCGCGCTCTCCGACCGCCTCGGGCGCCGCCCGGTGTACCTGCTCGGCGCCGCGGGGGTGGGCGCCTGGGCCTTCCCGTTCTTCGCCCTGATCGACACGCGGGAGTTCGGCTGGGTGATCGTGGCGGTCACGGTGGGGCTGGTCTTCCACGGCGCGATGTACGCCCCGCAGGCGGCCTTCTTCTCCGAGATGTTCGCGACCCGGATGCGCTATTCGGGCGCCTCGATCGGAGCCCAGTTCGCCTCGGTCGCCGCCGGCGCGCCCGCGCCGCTGATCGCCACCGCCCTGCTGGCCGACTACGACAGCAGCACCCCGATCGCGCTGTACGTGATCGCCGCGGCCCTGCTCACCCTGGTCGCGGTCGGGGTGGCGAAGGAGACCCGCCAGCGCGACCTCGCCGCGGTCGAACCGACGGCCGCGGCGACCACGAACGCTTCGGCAGCCGCCTCGGCGACGGGGTCGGCGAAGACCTCACCCCAGGCGTCGGCCTAG
- a CDS encoding GAF domain-containing protein, whose amino-acid sequence MDGPLNPEHAPKPRADGHDPDPAEPAEFAERTEPYIELLARGAPAEAFERPVLRARAEGESPARLAALERVKLAALRVHGELEGRRRREAELSALYETAHDLAGLRDLDAVLQAIVQRARSLLGTEVAYLTLNDPRAGDTYMRVTDGSVSARFQQLRLGMGEGLGGLVAQTARPYVTDSYLDDPRFQHTHTIDEGVIDEGLVAILGVPLMLGSGVIGVLFAADRRARVFEREQIALLGSFAAHAAVALDTANLLAETRSALAELEAANEIIRDRSAVIERASEVHDRLTELVLRGGGVHDVAAAVAEVLSGSVEFVEPEACPLTAVDPSRADGRAVRQGDDWVAAVSAGGELLGALVLHGHSGLDPVDQRTLERAAMVTSLLQLARRSAGEAEQRVRGELLDDLLDAPDRDPGLLRERALRLRADLDAPHVVLAARVDTGGDAVDPAAADPKAPTGTGAGFRGGRPAAFPGRAATDSRPVPGARAHGDRDAGAATAGRPSPGGPSTAGRGPADTPDAGRTVGPGPSGGPSARPGTGPGAGPGAGPGAGPGAHPSRVPSSTADPRSTGRRTMGGPVGGPVGDGRPPGGGPPVGGSPGGRASRGATADRRAVDRQTADRQRLWSAASHLAATGHGLAAARDGGVVLLLPLARGESAAATARRAARQLGTAVHAPVTVGASAPVPAPAAAPGVVADAYAEALRCLSVLDLLGRAGEGGAAEDFGFLGLLLAGARDGDRVAEFVHRTIGTVIDYDRRRGTDLVRTLDAYFASGMSPVRTKDALHVHVNTVAQRLERVARLLGPGWQEPSHLLEIQLALRLHRLSAAVAR is encoded by the coding sequence ATGGACGGCCCACTGAATCCCGAGCACGCCCCGAAGCCCCGCGCGGACGGGCACGACCCTGACCCGGCCGAGCCCGCCGAGTTCGCCGAACGCACCGAGCCCTATATCGAGCTGCTCGCGCGGGGCGCACCCGCCGAGGCGTTCGAGCGGCCCGTCCTGCGCGCCCGCGCGGAGGGCGAAAGCCCCGCCCGGCTCGCCGCCCTGGAGCGCGTCAAGCTGGCGGCGCTGCGGGTCCATGGAGAACTGGAGGGCCGCAGGCGACGCGAGGCCGAACTGTCCGCCCTCTACGAGACCGCCCACGACCTCGCCGGGCTGCGCGACCTGGACGCGGTGCTCCAGGCCATCGTGCAGCGCGCCCGCTCGCTGCTGGGCACCGAGGTCGCCTATCTGACGCTCAACGACCCCCGCGCGGGCGACACCTACATGCGGGTCACCGACGGCTCGGTCTCGGCACGCTTCCAGCAACTGAGGCTCGGCATGGGGGAGGGACTCGGCGGGCTGGTCGCCCAGACGGCCCGCCCGTACGTCACCGACAGCTATCTGGACGACCCCCGCTTCCAGCACACCCACACCATCGACGAAGGCGTCATCGACGAGGGGCTGGTGGCCATCCTCGGCGTGCCGCTCATGCTGGGCAGCGGCGTCATCGGCGTGCTGTTCGCCGCAGACCGGAGGGCGCGGGTCTTCGAACGCGAACAGATCGCCCTGCTCGGTTCCTTCGCCGCGCACGCCGCCGTCGCCCTCGACACCGCCAACCTGCTGGCCGAGACCCGCTCCGCGCTGGCCGAACTGGAGGCCGCCAACGAGATCATCCGGGACCGCAGCGCCGTCATCGAGCGCGCCTCGGAGGTGCACGACCGGCTCACCGAGCTGGTGCTGCGCGGTGGCGGGGTGCACGACGTCGCCGCCGCCGTCGCCGAAGTGCTCAGCGGATCGGTGGAGTTCGTCGAGCCGGAGGCGTGCCCGCTCACGGCCGTCGACCCGTCCCGCGCCGACGGCCGCGCGGTGCGGCAGGGCGACGACTGGGTCGCCGCCGTCTCCGCCGGCGGCGAACTCCTCGGCGCGCTCGTCCTGCACGGCCACTCCGGGCTGGACCCGGTCGACCAACGCACGCTCGAGCGCGCCGCCATGGTCACCTCGCTGCTGCAACTGGCCCGCCGATCCGCGGGCGAGGCGGAGCAACGGGTCCGCGGCGAGCTCCTGGACGACCTCCTCGACGCCCCCGACCGCGACCCGGGGCTGCTGCGCGAGCGCGCCCTGAGGCTGCGGGCGGACCTCGACGCACCGCATGTCGTCCTGGCGGCCCGCGTCGACACCGGTGGGGACGCCGTCGACCCGGCCGCCGCGGACCCGAAGGCCCCGACGGGCACCGGTGCGGGCTTCCGCGGGGGCCGGCCCGCCGCCTTCCCGGGACGGGCCGCCACCGACTCCCGCCCCGTCCCCGGCGCCCGGGCGCACGGGGACCGGGACGCGGGCGCCGCCACGGCCGGTCGCCCGAGCCCGGGCGGCCCCAGCACGGCCGGCCGCGGCCCGGCGGACACCCCGGACGCCGGCCGGACCGTGGGTCCGGGTCCGAGCGGGGGTCCGAGCGCGAGGCCGGGCACGGGTCCGGGCGCAGGGCCGGGCGCAGGCCCGGGCGCAGGGCCGGGCGCGCATCCGAGCCGGGTCCCGAGCTCGACGGCGGACCCGCGGTCGACCGGGCGTCGCACGATGGGCGGTCCGGTGGGCGGTCCGGTGGGCGACGGCCGTCCCCCAGGCGGAGGTCCCCCAGTCGGAGGTTCCCCAGGCGGACGGGCGTCGCGCGGGGCGACCGCCGACCGGCGCGCGGTCGACCGGCAGACCGCCGACCGGCAGCGCCTGTGGTCCGCGGCCTCCCATCTGGCCGCGACCGGGCACGGCCTCGCCGCCGCGCGGGACGGCGGTGTCGTCCTGCTGTTGCCGCTCGCCCGGGGAGAGAGCGCCGCGGCCACCGCCCGCCGGGCGGCCAGGCAGCTGGGCACCGCCGTACACGCACCGGTCACCGTGGGGGCGTCGGCGCCGGTGCCCGCCCCGGCGGCCGCCCCCGGCGTGGTCGCCGACGCCTACGCCGAAGCGCTGCGCTGTCTCAGCGTGTTGGACCTGCTCGGCCGCGCGGGCGAGGGCGGCGCCGCGGAGGACTTCGGCTTTCTCGGGTTGCTGCTGGCGGGTGCGCGGGACGGCGACCGGGTGGCGGAGTTCGTGCACCGCACCATCGGCACGGTCATCGACTACGACCGACGGCGCGGCACCGACCTGGTCCGCACCCTGGACGCCTACTTCGCCAGCGGCATGAGCCCGGTCCGTACGAAGGACGCGCTCCACGTCCACGTCAACACCGTGGCGCAGCGCCTGGAGCGGGTGGCTCGGCTGCTGGGCCCCGGCTGGCAGGAGCCGTCCCACCTGCTGGAGATCCAGCTCGCGCTGCGTCTCCACCGGCTCTCGGCGGCGGTCGCCCGCTGA
- a CDS encoding 3-hydroxybutyrate dehydrogenase encodes MSVSTTSGTVDLRGRTALVTGAAGGIGQACALRLAASGATVRAADRDADGLARLAARAADTPGLSGRVESCPLDLTDLDAAEAAAYGADILVNNAGLQLVRPIEEFPPETFSTVLTVMLEAPFRLIRGALPHMYGQGWGRIVNISSVHGLRASAYKSAYVAAKHGLEGLSKVAALEGAARGVTSNCVSPGYVRTPLVERQIADQAAAHGIPAERVVSDLLLADTALKRLVEPEEVAEAVAYLCGPHTSFVTGTTLTMDGGWTAH; translated from the coding sequence ATGAGCGTGTCCACCACATCAGGCACCGTCGACCTTCGTGGTCGCACCGCACTCGTCACCGGCGCCGCGGGCGGTATCGGGCAGGCGTGCGCGCTGCGGCTCGCCGCCTCCGGTGCCACGGTCCGCGCGGCCGACCGGGACGCCGACGGCCTGGCCCGCCTCGCGGCGCGCGCCGCGGACACCCCCGGCCTGTCGGGCCGCGTCGAGTCGTGCCCGCTGGACCTCACCGACCTCGACGCCGCCGAGGCGGCGGCCTACGGCGCCGACATCCTCGTCAACAACGCCGGTCTCCAACTGGTCCGTCCCATCGAGGAGTTCCCACCGGAGACCTTCTCGACCGTGCTGACGGTCATGCTGGAGGCGCCTTTCCGGCTCATCCGGGGCGCACTGCCGCACATGTACGGCCAGGGGTGGGGGCGCATCGTCAACATCTCCTCCGTCCACGGGCTGCGCGCCTCGGCCTACAAGTCCGCGTACGTGGCCGCCAAACACGGACTGGAGGGCCTCTCCAAGGTCGCCGCCCTGGAGGGGGCAGCGCGGGGCGTCACCTCCAACTGCGTCAGCCCCGGCTACGTGCGCACGCCCCTGGTCGAGCGGCAGATCGCCGACCAGGCCGCCGCGCACGGCATACCCGCCGAACGCGTCGTCAGCGACCTGCTGTTGGCCGACACGGCCCTCAAGCGGCTCGTCGAGCCGGAGGAGGTCGCCGAGGCGGTCGCCTACCTCTGCGGACCGCACACCTCGTTCGTCACCGGCACCACCCTCACCATGGACGGCGGATGGACGGCCCACTGA
- a CDS encoding NUDIX domain-containing protein: protein MPTPDFIRELRTSLGNALLPLPGVSAIVLDDEGRVLLGRRSDNGRWSIIGGIPEPGEQPATAVVREVYEETAVRCVPERIVLVETLEPVVYPNGDVCQFMDVCFRCRAVGGEARVNDDESLEVGWFAVDELPEMEEFAVTRIKQAAYDGPTWFEPAEPR from the coding sequence ATGCCCACGCCCGACTTCATCCGTGAACTGCGCACCTCCTTGGGGAACGCCCTGCTGCCGCTGCCCGGAGTGAGCGCGATCGTCCTGGACGACGAGGGGCGGGTGCTGCTCGGCCGCCGGTCCGACAACGGGCGCTGGTCGATCATCGGTGGCATCCCGGAGCCGGGCGAGCAGCCCGCCACGGCGGTGGTGCGTGAGGTGTACGAGGAGACCGCGGTGCGCTGCGTGCCGGAGCGGATCGTCCTTGTGGAGACCCTGGAGCCGGTCGTCTACCCCAACGGCGACGTCTGCCAGTTCATGGACGTCTGCTTCCGCTGCCGCGCGGTCGGCGGCGAGGCGCGGGTCAACGACGACGAGTCCCTGGAGGTGGGCTGGTTCGCCGTCGACGAGCTGCCCGAGATGGAGGAGTTCGCCGTCACCCGCATCAAGCAGGCGGCGTACGACGGACCCACGTGGTTCGAACCCGCCGAACCCCGGTGA
- a CDS encoding O-antigen ligase family protein: MGAALLSCCAVWALVSAAGRAARPEGTLLALLAVTAGYACGRIAGSLLPVAAATTGALAGAVLTVAPEQAASTGGVTVDAARLTLATGAACCAAWAAGPGPLRRALWLLAGALAALALAAGCAAGFVAACGVLLCSLAAGRVRHRLPALAGLALVAALAVGSTWAVAANALPRGLSTSLEGQLTEHRVRLWHDAATITAEHPLRGAGPDLFGEVSPASLQSAEPHGTPYSAPMQQAAEQGLPGAALLAAAFGWTLYALWRSPRATAVALTAAAALTGLAVQAAVGNALSSPQITAGAGLLAGLATARRPGAPTEPG, from the coding sequence GTGGGCGCCGCCCTTCTGAGCTGCTGCGCCGTCTGGGCGCTGGTCAGCGCGGCCGGGCGCGCGGCGCGCCCCGAAGGGACCCTGCTCGCGCTTCTCGCGGTGACCGCCGGGTACGCCTGCGGCCGGATCGCGGGCTCGCTGCTGCCGGTCGCCGCCGCGACGACCGGCGCGCTGGCGGGGGCCGTGCTCACCGTCGCCCCCGAGCAGGCCGCGTCCACCGGCGGCGTCACGGTGGACGCGGCGCGGCTGACGCTGGCCACCGGCGCCGCGTGCTGCGCCGCGTGGGCCGCCGGCCCGGGGCCGCTGCGCCGGGCGCTGTGGCTGTTGGCCGGCGCCCTGGCGGCGCTGGCCCTCGCCGCCGGCTGCGCGGCCGGCTTCGTCGCGGCGTGCGGGGTGCTGCTGTGTTCCCTGGCCGCGGGGCGGGTACGGCACCGGCTGCCGGCGCTCGCCGGGCTGGCGCTGGTGGCGGCGCTGGCGGTCGGCTCCACCTGGGCGGTGGCCGCGAACGCCCTGCCGCGCGGGCTCTCCACCTCCCTGGAGGGACAGCTCACCGAGCATCGGGTGCGCCTGTGGCACGACGCCGCCACGATCACCGCGGAACATCCGCTGCGCGGGGCGGGCCCCGACCTGTTCGGTGAGGTCAGCCCGGCCTCCCTGCAGTCGGCCGAGCCCCACGGCACGCCGTACTCCGCCCCCATGCAGCAGGCCGCCGAACAGGGGCTGCCGGGGGCGGCCCTGCTGGCCGCGGCCTTCGGCTGGACGCTGTACGCGCTGTGGCGCTCGCCCCGCGCCACGGCGGTCGCGCTGACCGCCGCGGCCGCCCTCACCGGGCTCGCCGTCCAGGCCGCCGTCGGCAACGCGCTGAGCTCCCCTCAGATCACCGCCGGCGCCGGCCTGCTGGCCGGCCTGGCCACCGCCCGCCGCCCCGGCGCCCCGACCGAGCCCGGCTGA